A region of the Aquipuribacter sp. SD81 genome:
TACCAGCCCGGGATCGCGCACGAGGCCATGACCGCGTCCGCCAGTCGCGCCCCGCGCACCGTGTGGCGACGGTGCCGGTCCGCCTCCGGCTGGTCGGTCGGGCCGGCGAACACGGTCCGGTGCCCGGTGTCGTAGTCGAGGGCGACCGCGCGGACCCCGCGCCGGGGCACCCAGTCCCGCCCGCCGAGCAGACCGTCCACGGTCTCCCCGATGCGGGCGGGCGAGCCGCGCCCCTCCGGGACGAGCGCGGAGAACAGCGCGGCCGGTGGCACGCGCCGCAGCCGCCGCACGTTGCCCACGACGAGGCCCGGCGAGCCCGGCCGGTGCCCGGGGCGTGGCGGGTGCGCGCCGCCGGAGTCGACGTCGTAGTCCCACGCGAGCCCGGCCATCGGCCCCTGCCGCACCCGCCGGCCCTCCTGGTGCGCGCACCAGTCCGCGACGGACGCGCCCGCGCCGAGCAGCGCGGCGGCGAACGCGCCGACCGAGGTGCCGATGATGACGTCGGCGTCACGGCAGTCCCGCCCCGACGCGGCCTCGTACGCGCTGAGCGCCCCGGCCAT
Encoded here:
- a CDS encoding patatin-like phospholipase family protein, producing the protein GARDGAAAARRAPRRALRRARGGHSWGLVLGGGGVLGGAWMAGALSAYEAASGRDCRDADVIIGTSVGAFAAALLGAGASVADWCAHQEGRRVRQGPMAGLAWDYDVDSGGAHPPRPGHRPGSPGLVVGNVRRLRRVPPAALFSALVPEGRGSPARIGETVDGLLGGRDWVPRRGVRAVALDYDTGHRTVFAGPTDQPEADRHRRHTVRGARLADAVMASCAIPGWYAPVTIGEHRYVDGGTWSSTNVDLVAADHLDEVVVVAPMVCFAPDRPRTFAQIVDRQWREATTARCLREVRAAHAAGTEVTVLGPSAEDLAVLGTNVMDPQHRLRVLRTSLRTSAEALTDPEPLGLPADPPVPAVR